Proteins found in one Hevea brasiliensis isolate MT/VB/25A 57/8 chromosome 18, ASM3005281v1, whole genome shotgun sequence genomic segment:
- the LOC110639757 gene encoding uncharacterized protein At4g22758, translated as MLLYKPKKNQPAKGNRLLISVTVLGSAGPIRFVVNEEELVATIIDTALKSYAREGRLPVLGSNLNDFFLYCSNAGSDALSPWETIGSLGSRNFMLCKKPQPVKVDSDARSNSAIAKGSGSWKSWINKSLNLKISSH; from the exons ATGTTGCTTTACAAACCCAAGAAGAATCAGCCCGCTAAGGGCAACAGGCTCTTGATCAGTGTGACGGTATTGGGGAGTGCGGGACCGATCCGATTTGTGGTGAATGAGGAGGAGCTCGTCGCTACTATTATTGATACCGCGCTCAAGTCTTATGCGCGTGAGGGTCGGCTTCCAGTCCTTGGCTCTAATCTCAACGATTTCTTTCTTTATTGTTCCAATGCTGGGTCAGATG CTCTGAGCCCATGGGAAACAATAGGATCACTGGGCTCTCGCAATTTTATGCTATGCAAGAAGCCACAGCCGGTGAAGGTGGACAGTGATGCAAGATCAAATTCAGCAATTGCTAAGGGGAGTGGGAGTTGGAAATCATGGATTAACAAGTCCCTCAATCTTAAGATCTCTTCTCATTAG